ATGGTGGATGATATTCAATATATTCTTGTTTATTTGATGACATAGTGTTTGGAAATCGGGTAGGTCAGGGGCCTTGCAACCCCTTTCCCCCCTAAGAACCGTACGTGACAGTTTCCCGTCATACGGCTCAAGCGTTTATAAAGGACGACCTTGTGGGACGCCCCGGCTGTTTACCTCATGCAGCTTGCTTTTGGCGGTGCTCCCTGGCCGATAACGACGGGAGTAACCGTGAATCCTTTTGATTCCGTCTACGCCAGAAATAATAACTGTATTCGGGATCATATGGATTTGCATCTGCTTTGATTTTGATATATCGTTTTATTCCTAATGAGCTTAGGTGAATGACGTGATAACTGCAAGGCCCTTTCTTATTTCGGCTCTTGACAGTGAATATCCACTTGCGTTTTCCGTCAGTCCAGTAACGGTTTTTCAACCATTTTGAGGATTTCTTCCGGTGACGCTTTTTAATCATTCTCCATAGCTGTTCGTAAACAAACGTATCAATAAGAGAAAATGTTTCCGATGAGACTACGTGCCGGTGATAGTTTCCCCAACCCCGGAGGGTTTGGTTTAACTTTTTGACCAATGGTTCCAATGGACCGCCGACATGTTTATGGATCAGTTCACTGAGCTTTTCTTTAAGGGCGAGAACTCCCTTCTTTGCCGGGGTGATGTGCAGCACATTTCCGGTTTTTCGAAAAGTTTGGCCAAGGAACGTAAATCCATCTGTTATATGCGTGATCATGGTCTTTTCTTCAGATAATGACAGACCACGTTCAGTTAGAAACGCTTCGACTGCTGGTTTGACCTGATCTTCAAGCAGGCGTTTGGACTTGCCTGTGACGATAAAATCATCTGCATATCGAACGAAATTAACTCTACATCGACGGGGAACTGCATCATGCACGGCTTTTTCCAGCCCGTCGAGGGTTAAATTCGACAAGGTGGGACTGATAATCCCGCCCTGTGGGGTTCCTTTGCGCGAGGGGTATAGCTTGCCGTCTTCCACATACCCTGCCGTCAACCACTTTTTAAGAATGACTTTATCCATAGGGATATTTTCCAACATCCATTCCTGGCTGATGTTGTCATAACACCCTTTGATATCCGCTTCCAATATCCATGTAGCCGAATTAGGCTTGGAGAGTGCATTGAACGCTGCTGCAATTGCATCTGCACAGCTGCGGCCTTCACGGAAGCCGTAAGAATTACGGTCTCCTATGGTTTCCGCTACTGGGGCTAAAGCTAATTTAAACAGCGCCTGCATAGCTCTGCAGAGTATTGTAGGAATACTTAACGGACGTTTTTTACCATTCTTTTTGGGGATGTAAATTCGCCTTAGTGGTTGCGGTCTATAACCTCGTCTTTGCAGGCTGAAAACAGCCTCCCATTTGGCTCTGGCTCCTTTCCATAAGGTGCCATCTACGCCTGGAGTTTTTTTCCCTTTATTTGAGGTCACTCGTTTGACAGCCAAGGCCTTGGCGTAGAACGAATGAGTAAGTAAGTATTGCAGGGCTTTGACCTTGCCCCATCTTTTTTCCTTTACAGCCTTTGCGATACGCATTTGCAGCCTTCTAACTTCGGCTCGGGCTTTTTTCCAATCAATGGATGCCCATTTCTTAGCAGAGTCGACAGGTGCACCAGCCGAGGCCGTCATTTGCTTTCCCATCTTAAGCGGTTCTCCAAACTCTCTCGCAAGTCAACACCAATCGGACGTCTGCACGCATGTCTCCAAAACCGAAGGTTTTGGGTTTTACGTGAGCCATGTTTCATGCTCTATCCGTTTCATTACAAAACGGCATTTGCTTTTTCCGAATTCTTACTGCTGCCCCTCCACAGGCTTGCCTTGCGGTTAGCTTTCCATGCATTGCACATGGGGAGTGACAACGTTTCCACGTTCTACATGATTGCTCTTTATGGACAACTTAGGCAGGCCTTTACGCCGATGAAACTACGATCCCGTGCAAGCAGTTAGCAGACTTGCATCCTGTTCATGTATACAAACGCAGGGAAGTATACATATAACCTGTTAATCCCAGTAGGTTAGGCGCTCACTGACGGCGCTTAAAGCTCTTCGATTAATCTTGCCATATTGTCCGACCCTAGCCCTTAACCGGATGGGATTTCCGGAGGGGTTCTCCTGTCACCATTCAAACCCGATTCGGTACATTGTTGGTGAGGCTTCGCACCCCGTCAACAGCGCAACGGTAGCACGCTCACATAGGGAATCGGTGGAGATACACCGAGTATATTCAGTGTCTTACATTTACCTCCTATACATACAATCATGCAACATCGTGTCGCACGCTAACGGTGGAGCTAACCCGCCGGGAAAATATAGGCGACAAACCTTCAAAAACCAAGAACTTTGGTAAAAATTACACCGTTTCAAAGCGGCTCAGTTTTCCCGGTCGGGTTCGCCGATTTTGTTATGATTTTAATGGTTGTATGGCATGCAATAATCATCTCATAAATATTGCTGTAAGCCAATTAATATTATTTCCCTTCGTTAATTAAAGCACCTCCCTTTTCAACTACTTCTAAAATGACGGAATTATCAATCTCTGTTTGCCCTTTATTAAATCCCAAATCCTCAATACTAAGATGAATGAAATTATTAAAACCATTTTTTTCAAGACACTTTTGAGCGCAATTCATTGGACATCCATCAATAGCAAGAATAGTATGTGCAGACTGTGTCATCTGCATAATCTTGTTCACTTGCCCACCAATTCCAACTAAACAAAACATTTTACCCATACCTTTTTGTGTCATTCTGCGCGCTGCTTTATCAGCTAACTCACCGACATCTGCAGCACCTGAACAAGAAAATATTAACTTTTCTCTGTTACTCACCCCACACCCACTCATTTTTTTTGTTTCATTTGCCATAGTAGCACCTCCTTTATTTTCAGATTTATAATTGATCCTCTTTAACGATTAATATATATTACCGTTCGTTAAAAACGATTTATTTCGATGGCAATTATTTGTATTTTCGATCAATGAGGTAAGTATATGGAATTAAAACAATTAAAAACGTTTCTCGTTGTAGCAGAGACATTAAATTTTACGAAAGCATCGGAACTTCTTTATCTGGCTCAATCTTCAGTGTCAGCTCAAATCAAATCTTTAGAGGACGACCTTGAAATAAAACTCTTTGATCGCATAGGTCGCAGAATTTACCTGACAACTGCTGGAGAAAAACTCTATGGTTATGCGCAAAAAATGAAAGGAATGGAAGATGAAATCTATTCAGCAGTAAGTAATGAGGGTTTTGATCAAGGGTATTTAACTATTCGTATCCCTGAAACTGTAGCTACAAAATATTTCCCTGA
Above is a window of uncultured Desulfobacter sp. DNA encoding:
- a CDS encoding putative zinc-binding protein; translation: MANETKKMSGCGVSNREKLIFSCSGAADVGELADKAARRMTQKGMGKMFCLVGIGGQVNKIMQMTQSAHTILAIDGCPMNCAQKCLEKNGFNNFIHLSIEDLGFNKGQTEIDNSVILEVVEKGGALINEGK
- the ltrA gene encoding group II intron reverse transcriptase/maturase, coding for MGKQMTASAGAPVDSAKKWASIDWKKARAEVRRLQMRIAKAVKEKRWGKVKALQYLLTHSFYAKALAVKRVTSNKGKKTPGVDGTLWKGARAKWEAVFSLQRRGYRPQPLRRIYIPKKNGKKRPLSIPTILCRAMQALFKLALAPVAETIGDRNSYGFREGRSCADAIAAAFNALSKPNSATWILEADIKGCYDNISQEWMLENIPMDKVILKKWLTAGYVEDGKLYPSRKGTPQGGIISPTLSNLTLDGLEKAVHDAVPRRCRVNFVRYADDFIVTGKSKRLLEDQVKPAVEAFLTERGLSLSEEKTMITHITDGFTFLGQTFRKTGNVLHITPAKKGVLALKEKLSELIHKHVGGPLEPLVKKLNQTLRGWGNYHRHVVSSETFSLIDTFVYEQLWRMIKKRHRKKSSKWLKNRYWTDGKRKWIFTVKSRNKKGPCSYHVIHLSSLGIKRYIKIKADANPYDPEYSYYFWRRRNQKDSRLLPSLSAREHRQKQAA